Proteins encoded together in one Neobacillus sp. FSL H8-0543 window:
- a CDS encoding L-cystine transporter — protein sequence MNAFLIIINIAVLLVLMFGLYMMQKKHVSFSKRVFAGLGLGIILGFIIHLIYGIESEVTVETMGWYNIVGTGYVKLLQMIVMPLVFISIVGAFTKLKLTKNIGKISILVIGILLGTTAISAAIGIGATLGFGLDGMELVEGEAEAARNAALEERAAGVEAMTAPQQILDMFPANPFLDLTGARATSTIGVVIFAALLGIAFLGIKRKEPEQAEFFAKIIDTLYSVIMRVVTLILRLTPYGILAIITKVAATSNYEAIMNLGTFVIASYAAIILMFIVHLLLLTIAKINPFNYVKKGFPTLMFAFTSRSSAGTLPLTIKTQSKDFGVSEGIANFAGSFGLSIGQNGCAGIYPAMLAVMVAPAAGINPLSPGFILTLILVVTISSFGVAGVGGGATFAALIVLSIMDLPIAIVGLLISVEPLIDMGRTALNVSGSMISGILTSKATGEFETEVYQQPNVVEA from the coding sequence ATGAACGCTTTTCTCATTATTATTAATATCGCTGTTTTACTTGTGCTCATGTTCGGTTTGTATATGATGCAAAAGAAACACGTATCTTTTTCAAAACGCGTTTTTGCAGGTTTAGGTCTAGGAATCATTTTAGGTTTTATTATTCATTTAATTTACGGTATTGAATCAGAGGTTACAGTAGAAACAATGGGTTGGTATAACATAGTTGGTACTGGCTATGTAAAATTACTTCAGATGATTGTTATGCCGCTAGTCTTTATCTCAATAGTCGGTGCCTTTACGAAATTAAAATTAACAAAAAATATCGGGAAAATCAGTATCCTTGTTATAGGAATTCTGCTCGGAACGACTGCCATTTCTGCAGCCATTGGAATTGGTGCGACATTAGGATTTGGTCTTGATGGCATGGAGCTAGTAGAAGGGGAAGCAGAAGCTGCCCGTAATGCAGCATTAGAGGAGAGAGCAGCTGGGGTTGAAGCAATGACGGCTCCGCAGCAAATTCTTGATATGTTCCCAGCTAATCCGTTCTTGGATTTAACAGGTGCACGCGCAACTTCAACGATTGGTGTCGTTATTTTTGCTGCACTTCTTGGAATTGCTTTTCTTGGAATCAAACGTAAAGAACCAGAACAAGCAGAATTTTTCGCGAAAATTATCGATACTTTATATTCTGTAATCATGCGAGTTGTTACGTTAATTCTTCGTTTGACTCCATATGGTATCCTTGCCATTATCACAAAAGTGGCAGCAACTAGTAATTATGAGGCCATTATGAACTTGGGAACATTTGTCATTGCATCGTATGCAGCAATAATTCTTATGTTTATTGTCCATTTACTGCTATTAACCATTGCAAAAATTAACCCATTTAATTATGTGAAAAAGGGCTTCCCAACTTTAATGTTTGCCTTTACTTCGCGTTCAAGTGCAGGTACATTACCGCTTACAATCAAAACACAATCAAAAGACTTTGGTGTTTCAGAAGGAATTGCCAACTTTGCAGGTTCGTTTGGACTTTCAATCGGGCAAAACGGATGTGCTGGTATCTATCCGGCGATGTTAGCAGTTATGGTTGCGCCAGCAGCTGGTATTAATCCATTAAGTCCAGGATTTATTCTTACACTTATTTTAGTAGTCACAATTAGTTCATTTGGAGTTGCAGGTGTTGGTGGTGGTGCAACCTTCGCTGCCCTAATCGTTCTCTCTATCATGGACCTGCCTATTGCGATTGTTGGTTTACTGATCTCGGTTGAGCCTCTAATTGACATGGGACGTACAGCTTTAAATGTTAGTGGTTCAATGATATCTGGAATCCTAACAAGTAAAGCAACAGGTGAATTTGAAACAGAAGTTTACCAACAGCCAAACGTTGTAGAAGCTTAA
- the atoD gene encoding acetate CoA-transferase subunit alpha, with product MNKIISLEEVSSIFKDGMTVMAGGFMGVGTPQDLISAMLEGDIKDITLIANDTAFIDSGVGPLIVNHRVKKVIASHIGTNPETGRQMIAGELDVELVPQGTLAERVRAGGAGLGGILTPTGVGTVVEEGKEKLTVDGREYLLEKPLRAEVALLKAYKADKAGNLVYHRSARNFNPFMALAADLVIVQVEKVVEIGEIDPDDVMTPGILIDKIYVQGGNQ from the coding sequence GTGAATAAAATTATTTCACTAGAGGAAGTTTCATCGATTTTTAAAGATGGAATGACAGTTATGGCAGGGGGATTTATGGGTGTCGGTACACCGCAAGACCTTATATCCGCCATGCTAGAAGGAGATATAAAAGATATTACCTTGATCGCAAATGATACCGCTTTCATCGATAGTGGAGTAGGACCATTAATTGTAAATCACAGAGTTAAGAAGGTAATTGCTTCACATATTGGTACGAATCCTGAGACAGGTAGGCAAATGATTGCCGGTGAATTGGACGTGGAGCTTGTCCCACAGGGTACACTTGCAGAACGTGTTCGAGCTGGTGGTGCAGGTCTTGGGGGAATACTGACTCCGACAGGCGTAGGAACGGTTGTTGAAGAAGGCAAAGAAAAGCTGACAGTAGATGGACGTGAATATCTTCTTGAAAAACCGCTTCGTGCAGAAGTGGCCCTACTTAAAGCATATAAAGCGGACAAAGCAGGGAATTTAGTCTATCATCGTTCTGCCCGGAATTTTAACCCGTTCATGGCGTTAGCGGCTGATTTAGTGATTGTTCAAGTAGAGAAGGTTGTTGAAATTGGGGAAATTGATCCAGATGATGTGATGACTCCAGGGATTCTAATCGATAAAATTTATGTTCAGGGAGGTAATCAGTAA
- a CDS encoding CoA transferase subunit B, protein MLQTLMNPKQIIAARVAKEMKDGDVVNLGIGLPTMVPNYLPEDINVILQSENGYVGLGPLDGEIDPDLVNAGGQPAGILPGGAFFDSVFSFELIRGGHVDLTVLGGLEVDTNGNLANWMVPGKMVPGMGGAMDLVTGAKKVIVAMEHTAKSGSSKILEECRLPLTGKGVVDLIVTELAVFRVTDDGLVLEELQEGVDLETVKEKTEASFKINPTILYK, encoded by the coding sequence ATGTTACAAACACTAATGAATCCAAAACAAATTATAGCTGCACGTGTGGCGAAGGAAATGAAAGACGGAGATGTAGTGAACTTGGGAATTGGCCTCCCGACAATGGTTCCGAACTACTTGCCTGAAGACATTAACGTCATTCTTCAATCTGAAAATGGTTACGTTGGCCTCGGACCTTTAGATGGAGAGATTGATCCGGATTTAGTCAACGCTGGTGGCCAGCCTGCGGGTATACTTCCAGGTGGTGCATTCTTTGACAGCGTATTTTCTTTCGAGTTAATCCGCGGAGGCCATGTTGACTTAACCGTTCTTGGGGGATTAGAAGTGGACACTAATGGCAATCTTGCCAATTGGATGGTTCCCGGAAAAATGGTTCCTGGAATGGGTGGCGCCATGGATTTAGTTACAGGTGCAAAGAAAGTCATTGTTGCGATGGAACATACAGCGAAAAGTGGATCTTCTAAAATACTAGAAGAATGCCGTTTACCTTTAACAGGAAAAGGCGTAGTTGACTTAATTGTAACTGAGCTAGCTGTCTTTCGTGTAACAGATGATGGCTTAGTTCTTGAAGAACTTCAAGAAGGAGTCGATCTAGAAACAGTTAAGGAAAAAACAGAGGCTTCATTTAAGATAAATCCAACTATTTTATATAAGTAG
- a CDS encoding acetyl-CoA C-acetyltransferase has protein sequence MRDVVIVSAVRTAIGTFMGSLSNTPATELGALVIKEALNRAGIEGELVDEVIMGNVLQAGLGQGPARQAAIKAGLPIEVSSMAINKLCGSGLKAVHLATQAIQTGEAEIVVAGGMENMSLAPYLLTNGRTGYRMGDGKIIDSMIKDGLECALNSYHMGVTAENIAEQYGLSRAEQDEFSAWSQQKAEKAIKEGKFEEEIVPVVIPQRKGEPIVFATDEFPRAGVTADKLGKLKPAFKKEGTVTAGNASGINDGAAALVLMSREKAIELGIKPMAIIRANGTAGVDPKIMGIGPVPATKKALEKAGLSMEDMDLIEANEAFAAQSLAVGRELQIPNEKLNVNGGAVALGHPIGASGARVLVTLLHEMKRNGSRYGLATLCIGGGQGIATIIEMES, from the coding sequence ATGCGTGATGTTGTAATTGTAAGTGCTGTACGTACAGCGATTGGAACTTTTATGGGGAGTTTGAGCAATACCCCGGCAACCGAGCTGGGTGCACTTGTGATAAAGGAAGCTTTAAACCGTGCGGGTATTGAAGGCGAGCTAGTGGATGAAGTAATTATGGGGAACGTTCTTCAGGCAGGCCTTGGTCAGGGTCCTGCTCGTCAGGCTGCGATTAAAGCTGGTTTGCCAATTGAAGTTTCCTCTATGGCTATCAACAAACTTTGCGGATCGGGCCTAAAAGCAGTCCATCTTGCAACCCAGGCAATCCAGACGGGGGAAGCGGAAATCGTTGTAGCAGGCGGAATGGAAAACATGAGCTTGGCTCCTTACTTGCTAACGAATGGACGTACAGGGTACCGCATGGGAGATGGAAAGATTATAGACAGCATGATAAAAGATGGTTTGGAATGTGCATTGAACTCGTATCATATGGGTGTGACAGCAGAAAATATTGCCGAGCAATACGGCCTGAGCCGTGCAGAACAGGATGAATTTTCAGCATGGAGCCAGCAAAAGGCTGAAAAGGCAATCAAAGAAGGGAAGTTCGAGGAAGAAATTGTTCCGGTTGTGATTCCACAGCGCAAAGGTGAGCCGATTGTATTTGCTACCGATGAATTTCCTCGTGCAGGTGTCACTGCCGATAAGCTTGGAAAACTAAAACCTGCTTTTAAAAAGGAAGGAACAGTTACGGCTGGAAACGCTTCTGGTATCAATGATGGTGCCGCAGCTTTAGTTCTAATGAGTAGAGAAAAGGCAATCGAACTGGGTATCAAACCAATGGCGATTATCCGTGCGAATGGAACAGCGGGTGTTGATCCGAAGATTATGGGTATTGGACCTGTTCCCGCCACTAAAAAGGCACTTGAAAAAGCAGGACTATCAATGGAAGATATGGACCTAATTGAGGCGAATGAAGCGTTTGCCGCACAATCTTTGGCTGTCGGCCGTGAACTACAGATTCCAAATGAGAAACTAAATGTAAATGGTGGTGCTGTGGCCTTGGGCCATCCAATTGGTGCCAGTGGAGCACGGGTACTTGTCACGTTATTGCATGAAATGAAACGCAACGGTTCCCGCTATGGATTGGCAACGCTTTGTATTGGCGGCGGTCAAGGTATTGCAACAATTATCGAAATGGAAAGTTAA
- a CDS encoding GntP family permease — MDLIAILLALGLLMFVAYRGFSVILFAPICALLAVLLIEPAHVLPFFSGVFMEKMVGFIKSYFPVFLLGAIFGKVVEMSGIAESIAKTIVRMLGAKRAMLTIVLLGAILTYSGVSLFVAVFAIYPFAAQMFRQANIPKRLIPGTIALGAFTFTMDALPGTPQIQNVIPIAFFKTDIYAAPILGTIGAIFVLTMGLLYLEMRRKKAERAGEGYFGFGSENAAALELALVTEKETAPDLTTEQSVLRQILAFVPLILVGVTNKLFITFIPQWYPNGFDFSAIGLKTYAVDVPAVAAIWAIEMALVVGIVSSLAYNWKRVTGNFKEGLNQSIGGSLLATMNTGAEYGFGGVIAALPGFTKISDGISGTFTNPLVNGAVTTSTLAGITGSASGGMGIALGAMADKYNQAIAAANIPPEVMHRVVAMASGGMDTLPHNGAVITLLAVTGLTHKQSYRDIFAITIIKTLAVFVIIGIYTLFGLI, encoded by the coding sequence ATGGATTTAATTGCTATTCTTCTGGCGCTCGGGCTGTTAATGTTTGTCGCCTACCGTGGTTTTTCTGTTATCTTATTTGCACCAATTTGTGCACTCTTAGCCGTTTTACTTATCGAACCGGCTCACGTTTTACCGTTCTTTTCAGGCGTATTCATGGAAAAGATGGTTGGGTTTATTAAATCGTATTTTCCAGTGTTCTTATTAGGAGCAATTTTTGGGAAAGTAGTTGAAATGTCAGGGATTGCAGAATCAATTGCCAAGACTATCGTTCGTATGCTTGGTGCAAAACGTGCCATGCTGACAATCGTATTATTGGGTGCAATCTTAACGTATAGCGGAGTAAGTTTATTCGTAGCCGTTTTTGCAATTTATCCATTTGCAGCTCAAATGTTTAGACAAGCTAATATCCCTAAAAGACTTATTCCAGGTACAATCGCACTTGGTGCGTTCACATTTACCATGGATGCGTTACCGGGTACACCACAAATTCAAAACGTTATTCCAATCGCTTTCTTTAAGACAGACATATATGCTGCCCCAATACTTGGAACAATAGGTGCAATATTCGTCTTAACAATGGGCCTATTATACTTGGAGATGAGAAGGAAAAAGGCCGAGAGAGCAGGAGAAGGCTATTTTGGATTCGGATCAGAGAATGCAGCTGCTCTTGAACTTGCCTTAGTGACTGAAAAAGAGACTGCGCCTGATTTAACGACAGAACAGTCTGTTTTAAGGCAAATATTGGCTTTTGTTCCGCTGATTCTCGTAGGGGTGACCAATAAGCTTTTTATAACGTTTATCCCACAATGGTATCCGAATGGATTTGATTTTTCGGCAATCGGGTTAAAAACATATGCAGTGGACGTTCCAGCGGTTGCCGCCATCTGGGCGATTGAAATGGCGTTAGTTGTCGGAATTGTAAGCTCACTTGCCTATAATTGGAAACGTGTAACCGGAAACTTTAAAGAGGGACTCAACCAAAGTATTGGCGGGTCATTACTTGCCACGATGAATACAGGTGCTGAATATGGTTTCGGTGGGGTTATTGCTGCACTTCCTGGATTTACAAAAATCAGTGATGGAATCTCAGGTACGTTCACAAACCCGCTTGTTAACGGTGCTGTAACCACCAGTACACTTGCCGGTATTACTGGGTCGGCCTCCGGTGGTATGGGTATTGCATTAGGGGCAATGGCAGATAAATACAATCAGGCTATTGCTGCAGCCAATATTCCACCTGAAGTTATGCACCGTGTTGTTGCCATGGCATCGGGTGGTATGGATACGCTTCCACATAATGGAGCGGTTATTACCTTGCTAGCTGTAACCGGATTAACACATAAACAATCGTATCGCGACATATTTGCTATTACCATCATCAAAACATTAGCTGTTTTTGTCATTATTGGGATTTATACTCTATTCGGTCTTATATAA
- a CDS encoding 3-hydroxybutyrate dehydrogenase: MQKSLEGKVAFITGSASGIGLEIAKTFAQEGAKVVISDMNKEKSDQVAIELNEQGFEALSAPCDVTNEEAYKNSLEHAYRTFGRIDILVNNAGLQHVAPIEEFPTEKFELLIKVMLTAPFIGIKNVFPMMKEQGFGRVINMASINGVIGFAGKAAYNSAKHGVIGLTKVAALEGAAHGITVNALCPGYVDTPLVRNQLKDLSITRNVSLDRVIEDVLFPLVPQKRLLSVSEIADYAVFLASEKARGVTGQAVILDGGYTVQ, encoded by the coding sequence ATGCAAAAGTCTTTAGAAGGAAAAGTAGCATTTATTACAGGGTCTGCAAGTGGAATTGGATTGGAGATTGCAAAAACCTTTGCACAAGAAGGCGCAAAAGTAGTAATTTCTGATATGAATAAGGAAAAAAGTGACCAAGTAGCTATAGAATTAAATGAGCAAGGCTTTGAAGCACTCTCTGCTCCATGCGATGTTACCAATGAGGAAGCATATAAAAATAGCCTTGAGCATGCCTATAGAACGTTTGGCAGAATCGATATTTTAGTTAATAATGCAGGACTTCAACATGTAGCACCAATTGAGGAATTTCCAACTGAAAAATTTGAACTATTAATCAAAGTTATGCTAACTGCACCGTTTATTGGGATAAAAAACGTATTTCCAATGATGAAAGAACAAGGATTCGGTAGAGTGATTAATATGGCTTCGATTAATGGAGTTATCGGATTTGCTGGTAAAGCTGCCTACAATAGTGCGAAGCATGGTGTTATTGGTTTAACAAAGGTTGCGGCATTAGAAGGTGCGGCACATGGAATCACTGTAAACGCCTTATGCCCGGGTTACGTTGATACCCCACTTGTAAGAAACCAGCTTAAAGACTTGTCCATTACAAGAAATGTTAGTCTTGATCGTGTCATTGAGGACGTACTTTTCCCGCTAGTACCTCAAAAAAGGCTTTTATCCGTATCTGAAATTGCCGATTATGCCGTCTTTTTAGCTAGTGAAAAGGCAAGAGGTGTTACTGGACAGGCTGTAATTCTAGATGGCGGCTATACAGTACAATAA
- a CDS encoding sigma 54-interacting transcriptional regulator, giving the protein MMNLRIGEIPNNWLEEIINLSAERIVVVDRDGVICYINEAYCEFLETTVDKAMRQPVLDIIENSRMHIVAKTGQAEIAAVHKIKGSEMIANRFPLIVKGELVGAVGTVMFRNPEELHMYSGKIQHLVEELKYYKTKAEKNIKSKYHFSDLLGNSTSFLAVKTLAERISGSQSAALLLGESGTGKELFASAIHNNSIRSAFPFVPINCASIPEQLLESELFGYDDGAFTGAKKGGKKGQFQIANNGTIFLDEVGDMPLAMQSKLLRVLQEKEIQPVGGQKSIPVDVRIIAATHRDLEKMVEEGKFRQDLYYRLNVIKIEIPPLRERKGDIELISIKLLEKLEAKFHRKAVGLSTEVIERLELHSWPGNIRELENVLERCINVLDGTTIEIPHLPLYLRDQGLKSKNSQAMNPIGPEKIVPLPVLPLKEALAQVEKQSILNALVVTNGNKQEAAKLLEIGKTSFYEKCKFYDVR; this is encoded by the coding sequence ATGATGAATCTACGAATTGGAGAAATCCCAAATAATTGGCTCGAGGAAATTATTAATTTATCAGCCGAAAGAATTGTTGTAGTTGATCGTGATGGAGTAATTTGCTATATCAATGAGGCGTATTGTGAGTTTTTAGAAACAACGGTTGACAAAGCGATGCGCCAGCCTGTTCTAGATATTATAGAAAATTCCCGAATGCATATTGTCGCTAAAACTGGGCAGGCAGAAATTGCAGCTGTTCATAAAATTAAAGGCAGTGAGATGATCGCTAATCGATTTCCGCTTATTGTTAAAGGTGAATTAGTTGGTGCTGTTGGTACAGTAATGTTTCGTAATCCTGAGGAATTGCATATGTATAGCGGGAAAATCCAGCATTTGGTGGAAGAATTGAAATATTATAAAACAAAAGCAGAAAAAAATATAAAAAGTAAGTATCATTTCTCTGATTTATTAGGAAATAGTACAAGCTTTTTGGCAGTAAAAACACTTGCGGAGAGAATTTCCGGAAGCCAGTCAGCAGCTTTATTGTTAGGTGAATCTGGTACTGGTAAGGAATTGTTTGCTTCAGCTATCCATAACAACAGCATACGTTCAGCATTTCCCTTTGTACCGATCAACTGTGCATCAATTCCTGAGCAATTACTAGAATCAGAACTGTTCGGTTATGACGATGGAGCGTTTACTGGAGCAAAAAAGGGTGGCAAGAAGGGTCAGTTTCAAATTGCGAATAATGGGACTATTTTTCTTGATGAAGTAGGCGATATGCCACTTGCGATGCAAAGTAAACTATTGAGAGTTTTGCAGGAAAAGGAGATACAGCCAGTCGGTGGACAAAAATCGATTCCTGTTGATGTGCGGATTATTGCGGCAACACATCGGGACTTAGAAAAGATGGTTGAAGAAGGGAAGTTTCGGCAGGATTTATACTATCGATTAAATGTAATAAAAATAGAAATTCCCCCTCTAAGGGAACGAAAAGGGGATATCGAGTTAATTTCAATCAAACTATTAGAAAAACTAGAAGCTAAGTTTCATCGTAAAGCTGTAGGATTATCTACCGAAGTAATAGAAAGACTCGAGTTGCATTCGTGGCCAGGAAACATTCGGGAGCTTGAGAATGTGCTAGAGCGTTGCATCAATGTTTTGGATGGTACTACGATTGAAATCCCACACCTGCCATTATATTTACGAGATCAAGGTTTGAAAAGTAAAAATTCGCAAGCAATGAATCCAATAGGCCCAGAAAAAATTGTACCATTACCTGTCCTACCGTTAAAAGAAGCTCTAGCCCAAGTTGAAAAACAATCAATATTAAATGCATTGGTAGTTACCAATGGAAACAAACAAGAAGCAGCAAAGCTACTGGAAATTGGAAAAACCAGTTTTTACGAGAAATGTAAATTTTATGATGTGAGATAA
- a CDS encoding TetR/AcrR family transcriptional regulator, with protein MSEEEMMLQQLFDEEKLTEKQKKILVSAIETFSEKGYAASSTSEIAKKAGVAEGTIFRHYKTKKDLLTSIVVPLMTKSIGPLVVMDFYKVLDKEYDRVEDFLRATIENRRDLLIRMLPVVRIMLQEIPFHPELREQFFEQIAQKIFDRVSLLIKGYQEKGQIIEMPAESVARLAITSVFGFLFSRFILFPHLEWDDELETERTIQFIMQGLGKRE; from the coding sequence ATGTCTGAAGAAGAAATGATGTTGCAGCAGCTATTTGATGAAGAAAAATTAACAGAGAAGCAAAAAAAAATACTCGTTTCCGCAATCGAAACCTTTTCAGAAAAGGGCTATGCTGCATCTTCGACAAGTGAAATTGCCAAAAAGGCAGGAGTAGCCGAGGGAACGATTTTTCGGCATTACAAAACGAAAAAGGATTTGTTGACATCGATTGTTGTTCCGCTGATGACAAAGTCGATCGGACCATTGGTTGTTATGGATTTTTATAAAGTACTCGATAAGGAATATGACCGAGTCGAGGATTTTCTGAGAGCGACCATTGAAAATCGAAGAGATCTTTTGATAAGAATGCTTCCAGTTGTTCGAATCATGCTTCAAGAAATCCCCTTCCACCCAGAATTACGCGAACAATTTTTCGAACAGATTGCACAGAAAATATTTGACCGCGTTTCACTCTTAATAAAGGGCTATCAGGAAAAAGGCCAGATTATTGAAATGCCAGCTGAAAGTGTGGCAAGATTAGCGATTACCAGTGTTTTCGGATTCTTATTTTCCCGTTTTATACTTTTTCCGCATCTGGAATGGGATGACGAACTGGAAACTGAGCGCACGATCCAATTTATCATGCAGGGCTTGGGAAAAAGAGAATAA
- a CDS encoding ABC transporter permease yields MRILAMVKRIIHQMLRDKRALAMMMVAPLLIITLLNYLLSSSTVDPKIAVTNADEALVELLKDKDIIVVRYDQLVNVEQVLIEDELDGALQFNGDEIVLTLTNAQPSTTKAILMKIQQTLAAENGKNQASNMALFLETVQSKLPPGAPLEIENVAAPELTTSYIYGNKDTIFFDQLSPILVGFFVFFFVFLISGIALLRERTTGTLDRLMATPIQRRDIVFGYLMGYGIFAVIQTIIVVFYSVKVLDIMLVGSVWNVILINLCLALVALSLGILLSAFANSEFQMMQFIPIAIIPQVFFAGIFPVEGMAGWMQVIAKCMPMYYGGSALVDVMYKGLGLSAIRNELLVLLGFALVFIVLNVLALKKYRKI; encoded by the coding sequence ATGAGAATACTTGCGATGGTAAAACGGATTATTCATCAAATGTTACGTGATAAGCGGGCCCTTGCAATGATGATGGTGGCCCCCTTACTCATTATCACCCTGCTCAATTACCTTCTTTCCAGTAGTACAGTCGATCCTAAGATCGCTGTTACAAATGCGGATGAAGCCCTTGTAGAACTGTTAAAAGATAAGGATATCATCGTTGTGCGGTATGACCAACTTGTTAATGTGGAACAGGTCTTGATTGAAGATGAATTAGATGGAGCGCTTCAATTTAATGGCGATGAGATTGTATTAACTCTTACAAATGCACAGCCCTCCACTACCAAGGCCATACTAATGAAGATCCAGCAAACCCTTGCAGCTGAAAATGGAAAGAATCAGGCGAGCAACATGGCCTTATTTCTTGAAACGGTTCAAAGTAAACTTCCTCCTGGAGCACCCTTGGAAATAGAGAATGTCGCAGCGCCAGAACTCACAACTTCATATATATACGGAAATAAAGATACAATCTTTTTTGATCAGTTAAGCCCTATATTAGTCGGATTCTTTGTCTTTTTCTTCGTCTTTTTAATTTCAGGGATTGCTTTGTTGCGGGAACGAACCACTGGTACACTAGACCGCTTGATGGCAACGCCCATTCAACGAAGGGATATTGTTTTTGGATATCTAATGGGATACGGAATATTTGCGGTCATTCAAACAATTATCGTGGTCTTTTATTCCGTTAAAGTATTGGATATTATGCTTGTTGGTTCCGTATGGAACGTAATCCTAATTAATCTATGCTTAGCTCTTGTTGCCTTGTCACTTGGTATATTATTGTCGGCCTTCGCAAATTCGGAATTCCAGATGATGCAATTCATTCCGATTGCGATTATACCCCAAGTCTTTTTCGCAGGTATTTTCCCTGTGGAAGGCATGGCAGGCTGGATGCAGGTCATAGCTAAATGTATGCCGATGTACTATGGCGGCAGTGCCTTAGTCGATGTTATGTATAAAGGGCTAGGATTAAGCGCTATTCGAAATGAGTTGCTTGTATTGTTAGGCTTTGCCCTTGTATTTATTGTCTTAAATGTATTAGCATTGAAGAAATATCGAAAAATCTAA
- a CDS encoding ABC transporter ATP-binding protein produces the protein MVSAIVINEVSKSFGKKRVLNNISLTVESGQIYGLIGPSGSGKTTMVKLIVGMDRPSQGNVLVLDTAVPNLNLLQKIGYMAQADALYSDLTGAENLAFFASLFKLKKDVQKTRISYAANLVNLTADLNKKVQDYSGGMKRRLSLAVALIQDPEVLILDEPTVGIDPELRLSIWTELYRLKNAGKTILLTTHVMDEAEKCDYLAMVRDGEIITSGSPLELKKQYGITSLEEVFLQAGGNKA, from the coding sequence ATGGTATCAGCGATTGTTATTAATGAAGTAAGCAAAAGCTTTGGAAAAAAGCGCGTCTTGAACAATATCAGTTTAACGGTAGAATCTGGACAAATTTATGGATTAATCGGCCCTTCTGGGTCTGGAAAAACAACCATGGTGAAACTGATTGTTGGCATGGATCGTCCCTCACAAGGCAATGTCCTTGTCTTGGATACTGCCGTCCCGAATCTAAATTTATTACAAAAGATCGGCTATATGGCGCAGGCGGATGCATTATATAGTGATTTAACAGGAGCAGAAAATCTTGCTTTCTTCGCGTCACTCTTTAAGCTAAAGAAAGATGTACAAAAGACACGAATATCCTATGCAGCAAATTTAGTTAATCTTACAGCGGATTTAAATAAGAAGGTTCAGGATTATTCAGGAGGAATGAAACGACGATTATCCCTTGCCGTTGCCTTAATTCAGGACCCCGAAGTGCTTATCTTGGATGAACCTACCGTTGGGATTGACCCGGAATTAAGATTATCAATTTGGACGGAACTCTATCGCTTGAAAAATGCCGGAAAGACTATTTTATTGACCACACATGTGATGGACGAAGCGGAAAAATGTGACTATCTTGCGATGGTAAGAGATGGAGAAATCATCACCAGCGGATCGCCCTTAGAATTAAAGAAACAATACGGAATCACAAGCTTAGAAGAGGTCTTTTTACAGGCTGGAGGTAACAAGGCATGA
- a CDS encoding TetR/AcrR family transcriptional regulator, which yields MARERKFSTDDLFKTTKQLLLQQGYEGFNFSLLADRLEVSRGALYKYYENKEQLITDFMIYEMEQFLLELKEMDKHKDFDSQFDFLMNLIFNNTEIMQLIKVAQHILLNSNEKGKENKEKLEKLPLELYKYLQSFIDVGKANGKLKHHIPDSLMLGFIFQSVAIPNHYGISQSEWVCSIKEIISKGMFTNE from the coding sequence ATGGCAAGGGAACGAAAGTTTTCGACGGATGATTTATTTAAAACTACAAAACAATTGCTTCTTCAGCAAGGCTATGAAGGATTTAACTTTAGTCTGTTGGCGGATCGGCTAGAAGTATCGAGAGGCGCATTGTATAAATATTATGAGAACAAAGAGCAATTAATTACCGATTTTATGATTTATGAAATGGAGCAGTTCCTTCTTGAATTAAAAGAAATGGATAAACATAAAGACTTTGATTCACAGTTTGATTTCCTCATGAACCTTATTTTTAATAATACGGAAATCATGCAATTGATAAAGGTGGCACAACATATCCTATTAAATTCAAATGAGAAAGGAAAAGAAAATAAAGAAAAACTCGAAAAGCTGCCTTTAGAATTATATAAGTATTTGCAGAGCTTTATCGATGTAGGAAAGGCAAACGGGAAGCTAAAACACCATATTCCCGATAGCCTCATGCTAGGCTTTATTTTTCAATCGGTGGCAATTCCTAATCATTATGGCATTTCTCAGTCTGAATGGGTATGTTCCATTAAAGAAATCATTAGTAAGGGGATGTTCACAAACGAGTAA